The genomic DNA AAGTAGATGGCCTCAAATTGTGTAAGCTCGAACCTGGTGGAAAATCCCGGTATCGATAACATGAATTTTATGGATCTAAGTCAAGTCATCGAAATTATAGAGCCCCTCCGCGTAAAAGGCGCCGGATTCGGACCAATTTCAGGAGTCTCCATCGATACCCGCAAGCCAATGGGCGCGAATCATATATTCTGGGCGATAAAAGGGCCCCATTTTAGCGGCGTTGACTTCGCTCTTGACGCTCTAAAATCAGGAGTCAAAGCTGCGGTTGTGGATCGACCGGACCTTTTCGAAAAAGAAATACCACGAAATTCTACTCTTATAGAAGTCACGGATACTCTGGAGGCTCTTCAGAAGTTGGCGGCGTTTCATCGCGCGCAGTTTGACATCCCTGTTATAGGGATTACAGGCAGCAACGGCAAAACGCTGGTTAAAGAAATGCTTGCAGCGATACTCTGTTTGGACCGTAAGACCTACCGATCTCCACTGTCCTATAACACCCAGATAGGAGCGGCTCTAGCTCTTTTAGGAATCAGACCGGAACATGAAGTCGCCATAATTGAAGCGGGAATCAGTCTTCCAGGTGAAATGGAAAAGCTGGAGCGTATGATAAAGCCTGATCATGGGTTGCTGACAGTGATCAGCAAAGCTCATATAGGTGGATTGGGCAGCCTTGAAAACACACTGGAACAAAAAATACAACTGTTCAAGAACCTGACAAGCGATTCTTTCCTGATCCTAAATTCCGATGACCCCCTTAGCATGACCTACATGAATCGATCAAAAGCCAGGATCGTAACGTTTGGTTTTGCCGAAAACGCGGATGTCAGAGCCATAGACGCTATCCCTGCCCCTGAAAAGGGGCATTATTTCAAGATGAAAATCTTTGATCGCGTAGTTGACATATCTCTGCCAGTGGCTGGGCAATTTAATATTGTCAACGCCCTCGCCGCCGCGGCCGCCGGGAAAATGCTGGGCGCTTCGGTGACGAATATAAAGAAGGGTTTGGAAGATTTTCGACCATCTCCGATGAGGCTGGAAATTCATACTACGGTTACCGGCATCACTCTAATCAATGACACGTACAATTCGGACCCGGCCTCCATGAAAGGCGCTATTGACGCTTTGACCAAGGTCGGTCAGGGAAGACGCAAGATAGCGATACTCAGTGAAATGTTGGATCTGGGCCTTCATAGCAGGGAGGAGCATATCGCTGTAGGAGCGGATGTGGCGAGAGCCGGCATAGACCACCTCATAACAGTGGGCGAAAATGCGAAGCTTATCGGGCGGGCCGCTTCGAGTGAAGGTTTTAACCCGGCGAATATATCGCATGCCCGAACACACAGCGAGGCGGCGCGGGAGCTTGAAAAGGTCATGAATCGTGGGGATGTGGTCCTGTTTAAAGGATCACGATGGTTTCGGCTGGAACGTCTTGCCCGCGAACTTGTAGGGTCAATAGGACCGACACGTCTAGTTGTGAACCTGGACGCCATAGCTTCTAACATTAAAAAGATACGGGCCATTGTGGGCGATTTTGTAGAAATAATGTCGGTAGTCAAGAGTTTTGGGTATGGAAATGATTCAATTAGAACCTCAAAGATCGCTCTTGAAAATGGCGTGACTTACCTGGCTGTGGCTTTCCCGGATGAGGGGGCCACTTTGCGGGAAAACAGGATAGACGCTCCAATCCTTGTGTTCAACGTTTTGCCCGAGGAAGCCGACAAGATAATGCGTTACCGGCTGAGTTCAGTTATTCCGTCGCTAGAACTCGCCGAGGCCCTAAACACGGCCGCCAAAGGACGTTCCAAGGTACCGGTTCACTTGAAGATTGACACTGGTATGGGGCGTTCCGGGGTTTGGCACGAAGAAGCTTTGCCCTTTATTCAAAAGGTTTTTGAGATGGAAAACCTTATGGTTGAAGGAATCATGACCCACTTCTCGAGCGCTGACGACCCTGATTCGGATTGTTACACCATGACGCAAGTATCCGCTTTCGATGAAGTTCTGAACCAGGCTCATACAGCGGGTTACTCTTTCAGATATGTTCACGCGGCCAATACCTCGGCTTTGGTAAGATTCCCCCAGACACGCTATAATATGGTGAGACCAGGTTTGGCCATTTACGGGATGTATCCGTCCGAATGTGTTAGCAGGATCATAGATCTGGACCAGGTCATTACATTCTCAACCAAGATCGCGCAGATCAAACTCCACCCGGCCGGCAGATGCATTTCATACAATCGTCGCTTTGTTACCTGTCAGGGCTCCCGTATTGCGACGATTCAGGTTGGATACAACGATGGTTATCCCCGGTTCCAATCAAATCGTGGCCAGGTTTTGGTCAGAGGCCAACGCGTTCCTGTTGTCGGCACTGTCTGCATGGATACACTGATGCTGGATGTCACAAACATACCCGAAGCGTCGGTGGGAGATGAAGTTGTGCTTATAGGTCGTCAGGAAAACGAGGAGATCCTGCCTGACGAGATAGCCGCCAACGGTGGCACTATTAATTATGAAATCGTATGCAAGATTTCGCCTCGGGTTACCCGAATTTTTGTTCAGAGTTAATTTCAGTCAAACATGATCTTTATCTCACATCAGACAGCAAGATAAACGCAAGGTTTTATAATGGGACGGATATTGTATGGAGTCATGGGCGACGCGGGCGGACATGTCATGGAAGCCCTGACTTTAGCCACACAAATGCCTCAACACGAATTCCTTTTCCTGGGAGGGGGAAAAGTTACGAGTCTTCGAGAGAGCGGTTATTGCGTGGAGCCTTTGCCCATGTTATCCACTTTTTATAGAAATAATAAGGTAGATATTATAGCCACGGCAAGTAACGCTGTGAGAACCATTCTTGCCAGTCGAAGGATTCGTCAAAGAGTAAAGGATATTATTGAAGACTATGATCCGGACCTAATCCTTACAAATTATGAGTATTTCACACCTATAGCGGCTTTGAGCATGAATCGATCATGCGTCAGCCTCGATCATCAGCATGTTCTCACGCACTGCATATATGATCCACCTTCCCGGGAAAGGCTCAATCGATTCATGACGCGCTCTTCCGTGAGGTATCTCTATAGTAACTGTTCCAAATTCCTGATAGTTTCATTCTTTGATCTGCCCCCTGTTAATCCCGAAACGACTGCTGTCTTCGCCCCAATTGTTCGCAGCGCCGTTAAAAAAACAATTTCCAGGGATGGGGAGCATGTCCTCGTTTATCAGACTTCCCCAACCTTCCATAAGCTCTTTCCGGTCCTAAAAGAGATAGATACTCCGTTTCTGATTTACGGTTTTGGAGCAAAGCCTCCTGACAAGAATCTGTTTTTTAAAGCTTATTCAGCGGATGGTTTTGTGGAAGACCTGGCAAGCTCACGCTATGTAATTGTCAACGGGGGGCACAACGTCATCTGCGAAGCGCTTCATTTCGGGAAACCAGTGCTGTCATTTCCTATCGCGGACGCGTATGAACAATTCTTAAACGCATATTTTGTGGCACAATATGGTTTTGGACAATTTTCGACCTCATTAAATTTTTCCAAATATCTTTTTGAAGCCTTTGAGTCCGGAATCAACGAATTCACGTTAAACATAACCAATCGTCACAATGCAGGAAATGATGGGCTGGTTGCGCTCCTGGAACAAATGGTCACTTGCGGGGAATCCAGGACTGATGGCCGTTCGTCGTTGAGTCGATATAAGTATTTATTGCAACAATGATCAGGGATTTATTTTGGATTTTTTGAGAATAGATTCAAAATGTTGTAATCTACAAACACGTTGACCTCATCAATGTTGTGTATCGGATTTGAAATGTGGGAGGTTTCTTATGGTTACGTTTGGTAAATGGGGCAGGCTCATTCCCCTTTCTCGGGCCGGCATGCCTTATTTGACTTTCAGGAAGGTTTTCAATTTTCTTCGATGTGAGACAGAATGTTTTTTCCGTGTAGCAAGACCAAAATCCATGCCCTATTCCGCCGTGATAGAGCCTACCAATATATGTAATCTGCAATGTCCATATTGTCCGACAGGAGCCGGGAGGGATAGCGGAAGAAAAAAAACCATGCTCGATGTCTCTCTCGCAGAGTCATTCATAGACAAACTGGCTCCATATCTTCTAAGCGCGAATTTTTACAATTGGGGAGAGCCGCTGTTGCACCCCAAAATAGAAACGCTGGTGCGCATTTGTCACGAACGAAATGTATTTACATCTCTTTCAACCAATCTCAACATTAAGGATTTGGACGTTCTGGAAAGGGTTTGCAAGGCAGGCCTGGATCACATGGTAGTGAGCTGCAGCGGGGCGTCTCAAGAAGTCTATGAGACGTATCATCGTGGTGGACAGTTGGATAGGATCACTGCTGGTCTTAAATTTCTGGCCGATTTCAAGAAACGAACCGGAACCTGGTTACCCATGGTCGAATTGCATTACATTTTGTTCAAACACAATCAGCATGAAGTTCAGGCAGCCAGGAAAATTGCCCAGGATTTGGGTGTAACAGCGTTCAGAATTATGGACGGCTCAGGACCAGAAGAGGCGCTTGTAGGCGCGCGTGATGACCCTAAGTACATTTTGTCCGACGTCAAACATTGCCATCAATTGTGGCATTTGATCGTGTTGAACGCAGATGGCGGAATCACACCCTGCTATTACCTTTATTTTAAGGAAGATGATTTCGCTAATATCGCTACCGATGACATAAAAAAAATTCGCAACAACAGACCTTATGTCTTGGCGAGGAAGCTTTTTGATTCTGCGGCGGTCGGTGATTTAAACACCGATCTTGTTCACACGTGTCTGAAATGTGAAAAAGTGCACCAGCAGAAACACTTGAAAGAATATTTGCAGTTAAACCCGAATGCGAAACAGAGCCATCGAACAGGTGGCGCATAATTCCGCCAAGAAACCGGCTGATTAGTGAGGATTTCAGGGGCCTCTATACAAAACTTCCAAGGGGTCCCGGAGACAATGGCTTTGGGGTATATCTGACAGCCTTAAGGCTTATGATTGTTGTTTTCAGACAATAAGTCCTTGAGAGCCTTTCTCGCTAGCTGGTCCGCGAGTTCGTTTTCCGGATGACCAATGTGGCCTCGTACCCACGACCACTGAACCTTATGTCTCGAGTTCAGGTGATCCAGCTTTTTCCACAGATCGTCATTTTTCACCGGGGCATTTTGAGAAGTCTTCCAGTTTCGGACTTTCCAGCTCTTTAGCCATTCAGTGATTCCCAGCATAAGGTATTTTGAATCTGTGGCCAATCTTATCGAGCACGGCCTTTTCAGGGCTTCCAGAGCTTTAATGGCCGCTGTCAACTCCATCCGGTTATTAGTGGTATCAGGATCCGCTCCTGATAAAATCTTCTCGTGCTCTCCGAAGCGTAAAATAGCGGCCCATCCACCTGGGCCGGGATTGCCTTTGCACGCTCCATCGGTGAAAATCTCCACAATTGAGTTTGAAGAGGAATCCCCCACACTCGGCTCCTTTTGGGTTCCTAACATGAGATCAATTTTACATGAACTTTTCTGGTTCGAGGCCCATCGAACTCACAGAAAAATACTCCCTGCCATACACCCAAAACAAGCTTTGAATCGGAAATAATGATCTGGACTGAAGAACCCATCAAAGAAGCTTTTATATGAGCGTCCGAATTTCCTTCCGCATGCCGGTACATTGTTTCACAAGGGATCAATTGGGACAATTTGTTGTTGAGATCAGAAACCACATCAGGGTCCGCGGCTTCATTAATGGTGATCCCAGCCGTAGTGTGAGGCACATACACCATGGCTATTCCGTCTGTTAGGCCTCTTTTCTCTACGATTCGCCTGATATCCGAAGTAATATCTACAAACTGTATGCGTGATGATGTCTTGACAGTAATTGTATCCATATTCAGTCGCTTTCTGTTGATTCATCCGAGAAAAATAGCGCTTCAGCAAACTGTCTTGCGTTGAAATCCCGAAGATCATCCATTTTTTCGCCGATGCCTATGAATCTGATTGGAATCTTCAACTCTTTCGATATCCCCACTACTACACCACCTTTTGAGGTGCCATCCAGTTTGGTCAATGCCACCCCTGTTACAGGTATGGCTTCATTGAAAGTTCTGGCCTGAAGAATCGCGTTCTGGCCCATGGATGAGTCTATGACCAAAAGAGTTTCGTGGGGTGAGCTTGGTATCTTCTTGCCCAGGATCCTGCGTACCTTTTTCAATTCCTCCATTAGTGGAACCCTGGTGTGAAGACGGCCGGCGGTATCGACCAGAACAAGCTCAAAATCCTCTTTAATTGCGCGTTCTATGGCCTCAAAGGCTACTGATGACGGGTCGGCTTGCGGCTTTCCTTTAACGACTTCGCAGCCGATTCTGTCTCCCCATATCTGTAATTGTTCCACTGCGGCGGCTCGAAATGTATCACCAGCTACCATCATCACTTTCCGGTTAGCCGCTTTATGTCTTGCGGCCATTTTGGCTATGGTGGTTGTCTTTCCAGAGCCATTTACACCAATTACCATTACGACAAAAGGCTCGGTCCCGTAACCGACTCTCAGGGGGGCCTCCACTTCTTCGAGAGATTCCCTTATCATTTCCTTTATGTGCCTGATAACCTTTTGAGGATCGTCAATCTCTCGTCTCTTGACCCTTTCCGTGACTTTATCCAACAGTTCGTAGGAAGTCTGCACGCCTATATCGGCTCTGACCAGCGCCTCTTCAAGGCTGTTCAGCGTTTTCTCGTCAAGTTCTCTTTTACCGAGGAAGATTTCATCCAGATTTTTTAAAAAACCCTTCCTGGTCTTGGTTAAACCGGTCTTTAAACGAACGAATTCTTTGGCTTCTTCCTCTTCCTTTGAAAGTTCTTCAGGAACTTCTTCCTTAGAATCTTCAAGAGAATCAAATGCTTCTATTTCTTTAGGTTCTGTTTCCGGTTCTTTTAGTATCGCGTCTTCGATGACGACTTCTTCCGCTTTGTTCTCTTCAAAACGGTTACGTTTGAATAAGCGACCAAAAATTCCTGTTTTCTTTTTTTCCTCAGACATATCAGGTTTCTCTCTGGGGTGATCAGGCGGTTCCACCGATGGTCAACCATGTTTCAGGTTTGTCCGGCGTCCCTATTCTTAAAGTTGGTTGCGCGTCCGATACCGGGGCTCCTTGCCCGTCTTTTCCGCATGTGCCTATGGAAAATCCGAGATCATTGCCGACCATGTCAATGTCCATCAACGCTCTAGGACCGTTTCCTACCAGGGTAGCTCCACGTACCGGATCTCCCTGACGGCCATTTTCAATCAGGTATCCCTCTGCCACTTCAAAAACGAAATCGCCATTGACTGTGTTTACCTCTCCTCCACCCATTTTCCTTACCAGGAGACCAACCGGTGTGGATCCTAGGATTTCTCCCGGATTCGTGTTTGAAGGAGCTATATATGTATTCGACATCCTGGGGATGGGCTTGTGTCGGTATGATTCCCTTCTCCCGTTTCCGGTCGGCGCGGCGTTCTGTTTGAAGGCGCTTAATCTGTCATACATAAATCCCTTCAAATAGCCATTTTCGATCAATAGGTTGGGACGTGATTCAACACCCTCATCATCAAACGGGTATGAGCCTCTTCTGTTGGGCATGGTTGGGTCGTCAATCACGCTGACGAAATCAGAGGCTATTTTTCTACCCATAGAGCCGGCGTAAACACTCATGTTCTCACCGACCAAATCAGCTTCGAGGCCATGGCCCACCGCCTCGTGTATCATCGTTCCCCCGGCCTCACTCTCCAGAACCACCGGCATCCGTCCTGAAGGAGCTTCCCGCGCATGTAACATAGTTAGCGCTCTTCCAGCGGAAATATTCGCAATTTTTGCGATCATGTCATCAACAAAGAGTTCCATCCCGACTTGACCACCGGCCGACTCGTATCCCGTCTGGAGAATATCCCCTGAACGCGCCGTAACATGGGTTATGAACACAAGGCCCTTCCTGGGGTAATCGATTACTGCGCCATCCGAATTTACCTGTACCACTCTCCTGTTTTCATCAGAAAAAACACACCTGACCTGAATAACTTCAGGGCCATGTGACCTGGCTACTTCATCAGCCTGTTTAAGCAGGCCAATCTTCTCAGCAATGCCTGCAGCAGCGGGATCAACCTGAATGTCTGAAACAGGCTTTCTACTGTTAACTGAAAAAACAACATCATTATCCTTGGGACTCAGCATCGAAGCTTCGTGAATAACCCTTGCCAGATCGTCCACCGCTTCCATGTCGACTCTTGTCGAAAAACCATAGTAAGTGGCGTGATTCCTGATTACTCTTATGCCGAGCCCTGAATCAATTCCCTGCCTTACCCGGTCCACCCTGCCGTTTTCGAAAACTATCGTTGAACCTGTTTTCTCTTCAAAGAACGCGTCTACAAAATGGACTCCCTGGTTGCAAGCGAGTTTTTTCACAATTTTTTTCAGGTATTCAATGTCTGGATGCATCTGGACAGCGCCTTTCCTGTTCCATTCGAGGTTCAGATTCCTGAGCCGATACCGAATTGGATGTTAGCATCACCGCCCGAGAAAATACAGCGCCGTGAAGACATTATAGTTAATGTTAATTATTTAAAATTAATTGAACTATATGATTTATTTTTATATAATCTATATTAATACTAATGGAGGTCGTGATGTTCAAGACAGCGCCAAAGCCCAGTTTTCTAGTTTCTGCGGAACTCCACTCTAGAATAAGAATGTCTTGCGCCGCTATCAATGAAACTGACAGTCGAATACTGGATGTACGACCTGTCAGGCATAGCTCCAAACATAAAGATGAGTCTAAAACAGTCAGCCGTGATTTCGCGTGCTGTTTCGTGGCTCACTAAGCCCTCGTCAGTCACTTCAATAGATTGCATGATGGTTTTCAGAAAAACAGAGCAAGGTTGGGAGTCTTTACGATCACTGAGAAGATCCGTATTCGGCCATAACATATGTTCATTTGTTGTTTGTGCGCTGACTTCCATCATACTGGTTTTTCTATGTCCATTGCCGGCGCCGGCCTCTCAGAGTTCATCAGATTCCAAAACATTTCATTCGTCCTGTAATGAGCTACAACGACTTCTTGGATCCTCTAGTCCGCACCAGGAAGCCATCAAGAAATTAGCGCTAAAATTTGTTGACTTACAAAAATCCGAAAAGGGTTCCATCAAATCTTCCTGCCAGTTCTTCGCCGGCAAAGCCTTCCTCAGCCTCTACAAGGTCTCCAAGAATAGGGAGAGCCTCAATCATTGTATAATCCATTTAAATCAATACAAAAAATCCCGGCACAATTCAGAACATTATAAGGAAGCCCTTTTTGAGTTAAAAGAAGCATACCTGCTCAAGAGGAGAGACAAGTCTTCTAAGGTCCCCAAAGTATCTTTAACCAAGTCTCCATTAAAAACTGATCTCGACAATCAGAAAAGGAGTAGTCCTCCCAATTCGTCCGGATCCTTGATCGATAGTCAAGATGTTGGGAATCCAGGCCCCAAGGTCTCTCCAATGGGACCGCAGAACGGTGATTCAGAAAATCTTTGCGATCGTCCCCCTTTGAATCAAGTGGGCAACCCATTCTTCCGTCCTGACCCAAACATCGTCGAACCTCATCCTGGAGCGATTAATCTCAAGAGCGCTTCGATAGCCCCTCCCTCTATCTCCGACGCTGAGCCTGCAAAGGCTCTTCCTGAGCCCGTTCATCATAGAAAAGGCCCGGTCATCGTAATTGATCCCGGTCACGGCGGCAAGGATCCCGGCGCTGTTTCCACGGACAAAAAAGTTGCTGAGAAAGATGTCACTCTTGAGATCTCGAAGCTCCTCAAAAAGAGAGTCGAAAAGGCATACCCCCATGTTTCGGTACATTTGACTCGAGATGAAGACACATTTCTTAGCCTTAAGGAAAGGGCGAAAATAGCCAATTCTCTGGACGCGGAGGTTTTCATTTCCGTTCATTGTAATGGGTCGGACTTCAAATCCGCATCGGGTCCTGAGATCTTTTATCTGAGCAAATCGAGTTCTCGTGGCGCAATGAGGGCGGCGGCAAGGGAAAATGGGGTTTCGTTGAGCAAGATGTCAGATCTCGAAGCCACATTGATTGATTTGTTAACCAATTCTAAAAAGACTGAATCAACTAGGCTGGCGCAGGTCGTCCATGATTCTCTGGTGGTCTCTGACGCCACTCAAGGCGCCCGGATCAAAGACCGTGGGGTCAAACAGGCCCCGTTTTACGTCCTGATAGGCGCTACCATGCCGGCAATCCTGGTAGAATGTGGTTTTGTCAACAATCTGGCTCAAAAAGACAGAGCCGCAAGACAGGTTTTTTCAAACTCGGTCTCTTCAAAACTTGCCAAGGGTGTCATTGAATATCTGAAAAATCTTCCGCCGAACGCGCCCTGATAGAGTTATCTGCACCGGCCATGAAACAGCGTCACCCTAAATGGAAACTTTTGGATCATCCCGCTGACATTAGAATTGAGATTTACGGGAAAGCGCTCGAAGAGTTGTTCCTCAACGCGGCTGACGGGTTAAGCAAGTTGTTGACCGGCTCAATCAAAGTTTCAGACTCACAAATTGAAAAGATATTAGCTCTGGAATCCGATTCATTTGATAATCTCCTGGTCGATTGGCTTAGAGAGATCCTTTTTCTTTTCAATTCAGAACGATTTATTTTGCGTAAAGCGTCTCTGAAAATTTCTGAAGGTATTTCACTGGAGTCTACTTTGTTTGGTTCTATCCTGGACCCATACCTTCAACTCGAGGATGGCCTCGAAATAAAGGGTGTCACCTATCATGGCTTGCTTCTGGAGGAAGTTTTGGAAGGTTTTGTAGCGCAAGTGATTTTTGATATCTGACGTTTTGAGCGAAAAGAGCGTGGCTTATGAGAACTACGGGCTTAACCAGAGAAAAGCCTTATAGGGTCAGACGTATCGACGAAGTCCGATGGGAAATACCCAGGGTTGGGGGCATGAGAGTTCCCGGACTAATATATTCCGATTCCAGGCTCTTTCCTGATGTTGAAAAGGATAACAGTTGTGATCAGGTCTATAATGTCGCTCATCTGCCAGGGATAGTTTCACGGTCCATTGCATTGCCGGACATACACTGGGGTTACGGTTTCCCCATAGGCGGAGTTGCGGCTTTTGACATGGATGAAGGGGTCGTCTCGCCCGGAGGAGTCGGATACGACATTAATTGTGGCGTTAGACTGGCCACAACAAAACTCTCCAAAGCTGATGTCCTGCCAGGGTTGAAGGACCTTATAGACTCTCTCTACTCTAATATTCCTTGTGGGCTGGGCTCAAGAGGAGCAATTGTCCTCAATAAGAAGGCTATGTCCGAGGTTACCCGATCAGGAGCTAGCTGGGCGATCAAACAGGGAATGGGCGACGAATCCGATCTTGACCGCATCGAGGATCATGGGGCGATTGAGGGAGCTGAATCAGCCTCTATAAGTGATCGCTCGTTTGAAAGAGGAAAGGACCAGCTCGGAACTTTAGGGTCAGGAAACCATTTTTTGGAGATCGGGTTTATCTCCGACATCTTTGAACCCGATATAGCTGAGTCCTGGGGCCTAACCGTGGGGCAGATAACTCTTATGGTTCACAGTGGTTCCAGAGGATTCGGTTACCAGGTTTGCGATGAATTCCTTGCGAGAATGGTCAAAATGGTCGCAAAGGACAAGATTGATCTGCCCGACAAGCAACTTGCCTGCGCGCGTTTAAACACGCCACTTGCTCGTGAATATCTATCCTCCATGGCCGCGGCGGCTAACTTCGCTTTCGCCAACCGTCAAATTCTGATGAGTTTAGCGCAAGACTCCTGGCAGCGTTCCATGGGACTTGCTCCACGTGAACTTGGGCTCAAATTATTATATGACGTTTGTCACAACATAGCCAAATTTGAAACTCATACTGTAGACGGTCGAACATCGAGACTACTAGTCCATCGAAAGGGAGCTACCAGAGCCTTACCCCCATCGCATCATCTACTTCCTCCAATTTTTAGACATACCGGTCAACCGGTTTTAATACCGGGCGATATGGGCCGAGCGTCTTATGTGCTTGTGGGAGCCGAGGGATCCATGAAACAGACTTTTGGCTCCGCTTGCCATGGCGCAGGAAGGGTACTTTCCAGAAATGAAGCTCTCAGAAGGACAAAAGGGCGCTCCATAGAGAGAGAACTCGAGGAAAAGGAAATTTACGCTCGTTCTGCAGGCAGAAAAACAATGCGTGAGGAATTTCCTGAGGCGTACAAGGATGTGAGCGCTGTGGTAGAAGTCGTGCAAATAGCGGGTTTGGCGAAAAGGGTCGCCCGAATCAAGCCGATGGGAGTCATCAAAGGCTGAACCCAATGTGGTTGCTGATTGACTGAACATCTACCGTCTTCTAAATATTAATTCAGCTCTTTATATCGCCGCTTCGACGTGATGATTACCCATTTTGGTTACTATTTTGTAGCGGCCCGACCAAAAACAGGGCTTTCAGGCACAAATGAGTACATTACAGTGACGATCGCCAGCAACACAGCGCCGGCAAACCAGATGAGCCTGAAGTCTTTGACGCCGCTGAGCTGATTCATATCCCCCTGCACAAACAGCCCCAAAACCTGAGTCATTAGAGCCGCTCCCAGGATCGTGAAAAGATTCACCGCTGTCATAGCCTGCGCGGTAATAGAGGAAGGGACGAGTTCCTTTATATGAGCGTATGAAATCTGCCCGGGCGCCGCGAGCAAACCCATAAAGAAGAATGTGGTTTTTATGATCCAGGAATCGACATGGTCCGGCCAGAAGAATACAGACAGCGTAAGAGCGACAGATAGAGAAAAAGTTGCAACAACCACTTTCTTCCTGGACCGAAAAATTCTGTCACTCAAAAACCCAAAGAAAGGCAAACCGATCATGTATCCAAATCCGAGAAAGAGGAGCGTATCCGCTGCGGCGATTTGATTCATCCCCACACCGTATATTAGGAAGGGAGTCGCCCACAAACCTTGAATCGCTACGAAATACCCGTACCTGACAAAATTC from Desulfomonilaceae bacterium includes the following:
- the rnhA gene encoding ribonuclease HI encodes the protein MGDSSSNSIVEIFTDGACKGNPGPGGWAAILRFGEHEKILSGADPDTTNNRMELTAAIKALEALKRPCSIRLATDSKYLMLGITEWLKSWKVRNWKTSQNAPVKNDDLWKKLDHLNSRHKVQWSWVRGHIGHPENELADQLARKALKDLLSENNNHKP
- a CDS encoding secondary thiamine-phosphate synthase enzyme YjbQ — protein: MDTITVKTSSRIQFVDITSDIRRIVEKRGLTDGIAMVYVPHTTAGITINEAADPDVVSDLNNKLSQLIPCETMYRHAEGNSDAHIKASLMGSSVQIIISDSKLVLGVWQGVFFCEFDGPRTRKVHVKLISC
- the ftsY gene encoding signal recognition particle-docking protein FtsY: MSEEKKKTGIFGRLFKRNRFEENKAEEVVIEDAILKEPETEPKEIEAFDSLEDSKEEVPEELSKEEEEAKEFVRLKTGLTKTRKGFLKNLDEIFLGKRELDEKTLNSLEEALVRADIGVQTSYELLDKVTERVKRREIDDPQKVIRHIKEMIRESLEEVEAPLRVGYGTEPFVVMVIGVNGSGKTTTIAKMAARHKAANRKVMMVAGDTFRAAAVEQLQIWGDRIGCEVVKGKPQADPSSVAFEAIERAIKEDFELVLVDTAGRLHTRVPLMEELKKVRRILGKKIPSSPHETLLVIDSSMGQNAILQARTFNEAIPVTGVALTKLDGTSKGGVVVGISKELKIPIRFIGIGEKMDDLRDFNARQFAEALFFSDESTESD
- the alr gene encoding alanine racemase — translated: MASNCVSSNLVENPGIDNMNFMDLSQVIEIIEPLRVKGAGFGPISGVSIDTRKPMGANHIFWAIKGPHFSGVDFALDALKSGVKAAVVDRPDLFEKEIPRNSTLIEVTDTLEALQKLAAFHRAQFDIPVIGITGSNGKTLVKEMLAAILCLDRKTYRSPLSYNTQIGAALALLGIRPEHEVAIIEAGISLPGEMEKLERMIKPDHGLLTVISKAHIGGLGSLENTLEQKIQLFKNLTSDSFLILNSDDPLSMTYMNRSKARIVTFGFAENADVRAIDAIPAPEKGHYFKMKIFDRVVDISLPVAGQFNIVNALAAAAAGKMLGASVTNIKKGLEDFRPSPMRLEIHTTVTGITLINDTYNSDPASMKGAIDALTKVGQGRRKIAILSEMLDLGLHSREEHIAVGADVARAGIDHLITVGENAKLIGRAASSEGFNPANISHARTHSEAARELEKVMNRGDVVLFKGSRWFRLERLARELVGSIGPTRLVVNLDAIASNIKKIRAIVGDFVEIMSVVKSFGYGNDSIRTSKIALENGVTYLAVAFPDEGATLRENRIDAPILVFNVLPEEADKIMRYRLSSVIPSLELAEALNTAAKGRSKVPVHLKIDTGMGRSGVWHEEALPFIQKVFEMENLMVEGIMTHFSSADDPDSDCYTMTQVSAFDEVLNQAHTAGYSFRYVHAANTSALVRFPQTRYNMVRPGLAIYGMYPSECVSRIIDLDQVITFSTKIAQIKLHPAGRCISYNRRFVTCQGSRIATIQVGYNDGYPRFQSNRGQVLVRGQRVPVVGTVCMDTLMLDVTNIPEASVGDEVVLIGRQENEEILPDEIAANGGTINYEIVCKISPRVTRIFVQS
- a CDS encoding radical SAM/SPASM domain-containing protein; translation: MVTFGKWGRLIPLSRAGMPYLTFRKVFNFLRCETECFFRVARPKSMPYSAVIEPTNICNLQCPYCPTGAGRDSGRKKTMLDVSLAESFIDKLAPYLLSANFYNWGEPLLHPKIETLVRICHERNVFTSLSTNLNIKDLDVLERVCKAGLDHMVVSCSGASQEVYETYHRGGQLDRITAGLKFLADFKKRTGTWLPMVELHYILFKHNQHEVQAARKIAQDLGVTAFRIMDGSGPEEALVGARDDPKYILSDVKHCHQLWHLIVLNADGGITPCYYLYFKEDDFANIATDDIKKIRNNRPYVLARKLFDSAAVGDLNTDLVHTCLKCEKVHQQKHLKEYLQLNPNAKQSHRTGGA
- a CDS encoding glycosyltransferase family protein, with protein sequence MGRILYGVMGDAGGHVMEALTLATQMPQHEFLFLGGGKVTSLRESGYCVEPLPMLSTFYRNNKVDIIATASNAVRTILASRRIRQRVKDIIEDYDPDLILTNYEYFTPIAALSMNRSCVSLDHQHVLTHCIYDPPSRERLNRFMTRSSVRYLYSNCSKFLIVSFFDLPPVNPETTAVFAPIVRSAVKKTISRDGEHVLVYQTSPTFHKLFPVLKEIDTPFLIYGFGAKPPDKNLFFKAYSADGFVEDLASSRYVIVNGGHNVICEALHFGKPVLSFPIADAYEQFLNAYFVAQYGFGQFSTSLNFSKYLFEAFESGINEFTLNITNRHNAGNDGLVALLEQMVTCGESRTDGRSSLSRYKYLLQQ